Proteins from a genomic interval of Siniperca chuatsi isolate FFG_IHB_CAS linkage group LG10, ASM2008510v1, whole genome shotgun sequence:
- the LOC122883151 gene encoding E3 SUMO-protein ligase ZBED1-like, which produces MAFPDGRTADETFQRLSTAAARISSGKPIQQQPAVEGLEGAGSGAGSIVWSYFHEEVAGTVEARNPTADAVMEVRAYLEEPLLPTHEDPLKWWESRAPVYPRLSKLMAKKLCVVATSVPSERIFSKTGQIISERRSRLKPKKVRALVFLNANLPKDKRERQKKP; this is translated from the exons ATGGCCTTCCCTGATGGCAGAACAGCAGATGAGACGTTTCAAAGGCTGTCAACTGCAGCAGCAAGAATTAGCAGTGGCAAACCCATCCAACAGCAACCAGCTGTGGAAGGACTGGAAGGAGCAGGCAGTGGTGCTGGATCAATAGTTTGGAGCTATTTCCATGAGGAA GTAGCTGGAACAGTGGAAGCCAGGAATCCAACCGCTGATGCTGTCATGGAGGTGCGAGCCTACCTGGAGGAGCCTCTTCTTCCAACACATGAGGATCCCCTCAAGTGGTGGGAGAGTCGAGCCCCTGTTTACCCCAGGCTTAGCAAGCTGATGGCCAAGAAGCTTTGTGTTGTGGCGACATCAGTTCCCTCTGAGAGAATATTCTCGAAAACTGGACAGATAATCTCAGAGAGGAGAAGTCGCCTTAAGCCCAAAAAGGTCAGAGCTCTTGTCTTCCTTAATGCAAATTTGCCCAAGGacaaaagagagaggcagaaaaagcCATAA